One region of Nitrospinaceae bacterium genomic DNA includes:
- a CDS encoding transcriptional regulator produces MFNHKRFSLIRKRCRLTSKALAELVGVTPVQITRIERGDNIPKKETIEKIATALRYPKDFFFGNDLDELDKDSASFRSMVAMTAKERDAALAAGSLAYLLSDWVSERFELPKPDLLDLGQESEPAVAARILRQHWCLGEQPIGNMVQLLESKGLRVFSLSENTKNVDAFSCWEKNVPFVFLNTFKTAEHSRFDAAHELGHLVLHKHGGPKQGRQVEIEANDFASSFLMPEADILAKIPCITSIDQLIYAKKRWRVSVMALTYRLKKLGIISERNYRTLCIQLSSYGYRTKEPNEIEREISTVWKKVFTDLWNDRITKKDIASQLNIPVYEIENLVFGLVGLPKQLEESKKKDKDFLKLKLV; encoded by the coding sequence ATGTTTAACCATAAAAGATTCAGCCTGATAAGGAAGAGATGTAGGCTAACGAGTAAAGCTCTTGCAGAGTTAGTGGGAGTAACTCCGGTTCAAATAACCAGAATCGAAAGAGGAGATAATATTCCCAAAAAGGAAACAATAGAAAAAATTGCTACTGCCCTCAGATATCCTAAGGACTTTTTTTTTGGAAATGATTTAGATGAGTTAGATAAGGACTCAGCCAGTTTTAGAAGTATGGTTGCAATGACCGCTAAAGAGAGAGATGCGGCTTTAGCAGCTGGGTCACTAGCATATTTACTTTCGGATTGGGTGTCTGAACGTTTTGAGCTACCGAAGCCTGACCTATTGGATTTAGGGCAAGAAAGTGAACCAGCTGTAGCTGCCAGAATTTTACGACAACATTGGTGCTTGGGTGAGCAACCAATTGGAAATATGGTTCAGCTTTTAGAATCCAAAGGACTGCGGGTATTCTCCTTGTCAGAAAACACAAAAAATGTAGATGCGTTTTCTTGTTGGGAAAAAAATGTTCCATTTGTTTTTTTAAATACTTTTAAAACTGCGGAGCATAGTCGTTTTGACGCCGCGCATGAGTTAGGGCATTTAGTTTTACATAAGCACGGGGGGCCTAAACAAGGAAGGCAGGTCGAAATTGAAGCAAATGATTTTGCTTCATCATTCCTCATGCCTGAAGCAGATATTCTTGCAAAAATTCCCTGTATTACTTCGATTGATCAATTGATTTATGCAAAGAAAAGATGGCGGGTATCAGTTATGGCCCTTACATATAGGTTGAAAAAACTTGGAATCATTTCTGAAAGAAATTATCGTACCTTGTGTATTCAACTAAGTAGTTATGGATATCGAACAAAAGAACCCAATGAAATAGAGCGAGAAATTTCTACCGTATGGAAAAAGGTTTTTACAGATTTATGGAATGATCGAATCACAAAAAAAGATATTGCTTCTCAATTAAATATTCCAGTTTATGAAATTGAAAATCTTGTATTTGGCTTAGTTGGTTTGCCTAAACAATTAGAAGAATCTAAAAAGAAAGATAAGGACTTTCTAAAGTTAAAATTGGTCTGA